From a single Brassica oleracea var. oleracea cultivar TO1000 chromosome C5, BOL, whole genome shotgun sequence genomic region:
- the LOC106343674 gene encoding lysine histidine transporter-like 8, whose translation MDERPETELISIPATPRVSTPEILTPSGQRSPRPATKSSSAAWTPTSFISPRFLSPIGTPMKRVLVNMKGYLEEVGHLTKLNPQDAWLPITESRNGNAHYAAFHNLNAGVGFQALVLPVAFAFLGWSWGILSLTIAYIWQLYTLWILVQLHEAVPGKRYNRYVELAQAAFGERLGVWLALFPTVYLSAGTATALILIGGETMKLFFQIVCGPLCASNPLTTVEWYLVFTSLCIVLSQLPNLNSIAGLSLIGAVTAITYSTMVWVLSVSQPRPATISYEPLSMPSLSGSVFSVLNALGIVAFAFRGHNLVLEIQSTMPSTFKHPAHVPMWRGAKVSYFFIALCIFPISIGGFWAYGNLMPSGGMLAALYEFHIHDIPRGLLAMAFLLVVFSCLSSFQIYSMPAFDSFEAGYTSRTNKPCSIWVRSGFRVFFGFVSFFIGVALPFLSSLAGLLGGLTLPVTFAYPCFMWVLIKKPTKYSFNWYFHWGLGWLGVAFSLAFSIGGIWSMVTQGLKLKFFSPN comes from the exons ATGGACGAGAGACCCGAGACAGAGCTAATATCAATACCTGCAACGCCCCGAGTCTCCACTCCAGAGATTCTAACTCCGTCCGGTCAAAGATCTCCTCGTCCCGCCACTAAATCCTCGTCGGCGGCATGGACTCCTACTTCCTTTATATCGCCGAGGTTCTTGAGTCCCATTGGAACTCCTATGAAACGTGTTCTTGTCAACATGAAAGGATATCTAGAGGAAGTAGGTCATCTCACTAAGCTCAACCCACAAGACGCTTGGCTTCCTATCACTGAGTCTCGTAACGGAAACGCTCACTATGCCGCGTTTCATAACCTAAACGCTGGTGTTGGGTTTCAAGCTCTCGTTCTCCCCGTCGCGTTTGCGTTTCTTGGCTG GAGTTGGGGAATTCTATCACTGACAATAGCCTATATTTGGCAACTCTACACACTGTGGATTCTAGTTCAGTTACACGAAGCCGTCCCGGGGAAACGTTATAATCGATATGTTGAGCTTGCACAAGCTGCGTTTG GAGAAAGATTGGGAGTTTGGCTTGCATTGTTTCCTACTGTTTACTTATCAGCAGGAACCGCGACAGCTCTGATTTTGATAGGTGGAGAGACAATGAAACTCTTCTTCCAAATAGTCTGTGGTCCATTATGCGCCTCGAACCCTTTAACAACAGTTGAATGGTATCTGGTGTTTACTTCTCTATGCATCGTTCTGTCTCAACTTCCAAACCTCAATTCCATCGCGGGACTCTCCTTAATAGGAGCAGTGACTGCGATAACTTACTCTACAATGGTTTGGGTTCTCTCTGTTAGTCAACCAAGACCAGCCACTATTTCCTACGAGCCACTTTCTATGCCTTCGCTTTCTGGTTCGGTTTTTTCTGTGTTGAATGCTCTTGGTATTGTAGCTTTTGCCTTCAGAGGTCACAACTTGGTTCTTGAAATTCAG TCGACGATGCCATCGACGTTTAAGCATCCAGCTCATGTACCAATGTGGAGAGGAGCCAAAGTTTCTTACTTCTTCATTGCTCTGTGTATCTTTCCAATCTCCATCGGAGGTTTTTGGGCTTATGGGAACCTT ATGCCTTCAGGAGGTATGCTCGCTGCTCTTTATGAATTCCACATTCACGACATTCCTCGAGGTTTATTGGCGATGGCATTTCTCCTAGTAGTCTTCAGCTGCCTGAGCAGCTTTCAGATATACTCAATGCCCGCCTTTGACAGCTTTGAGGCTGGCTACACAAGCCGAACCAACAAGCCATGTTCAATCTGGGTCAGATCAGGTTTTAGAGTCTTTTTTGGCTTTGTCTCCTTTTTCATCGGCGTTGCACTCCCTTTCCTGTCTAGTCTCGCTGGTTTGCTCGGTGGACTCACCCTTCCGGTCACGTTTGCTTATCCTTGCTTCATGTGGGTTTTGATCAAGAAACCGACCAAGTACAGTTTCAATTGGTATTTCCATTGGGGATTGGGTTGGTTAGGAGTTGCATTCAGCTTGGCATTCTCCATAGGTGGGATATGGAGCATGGTTACTCAAGGACTTAAGCTTAAGTTCTTCAGTCCTAACTGA
- the LOC106343931 gene encoding peroxisomal membrane protein 11A-like: MDPKNRDFLNHLETYLAKRDGVDKLLKISRYTTKIILASSLLPESGSLTHRLKSFESSVGVSRKAFRLGKFVQDINALRASPRDSSRDLLLLVIAYGGEGLYYFVEQFIWLAKSGLIDAKWLQKISAWAELVGYVGSVSLKIRDLRKIEMSNGGEEEKMKKLKEKKTLKVLSILQDLADGLMTIADLRDGKGVLSAPSVISSAGLFSAIISTHKNWVSC, translated from the coding sequence ATGGATCCTAAAAACAGAGATTTCCTAAACCACCTCGAAACATACCTCGCCAAAAGAGACGGCGTAGACAAGCTCCTGAAGATCTCTCGTTACACAACCAAGATCATCCTCGCATCATCCCTTCTCCCAGAATCGGGATCCCTAACTCACCGCCTCAAGAGCTTTGAATCAAGCGTCGGAGTCAGCCGCAAAGCCTTCCGTCTCGGAAAATTCGTACAAGACATCAACGCCCTCAGAGCCTCGCCACGTGACTCGAGCCGCGACCTCCTCCTTCTGGTAATCGCGTACGGGGGCGAAGGGTTGTACTACTTCGTCGAGCAGTTCATCTGGTTAGCGAAATCGGGATTGATCGATGCGAAATGGTTGCAGAAGATCAGCGCATGGGCAGAGCTCGTGGGGTATGTTGGGAGCGTTTCGTTGAAGATTAGGGATTTGAGGAAGATTGAGATGTCTAATGGAGGAGAAGAGGAGAAGATGAAGAAGCTTAAGGAGAAGAAGACATTGAAAGTGTTGTCCATCTTGCAAGATCTTGCTGATGGGTTGATGACGATCGCAGATCTTAGGGATGGTAAGGGAGTGTTATCAGCTCCGAGTGTGATTTCTTCAGCAGGTTTGTTCTCAGCCATTATCAGTACTCACAAGAACTGGGTTTCTTGTTGA
- the LOC106343930 gene encoding deSI-like protein At4g17486 translates to MLKGEAEPKQKKGWSESLLEFLSGLGEKMKTEPKKRWKSLAPLHLKSKSVARFCFFSKIKSNNYGPGRAPVYLNVYDLTPINGYIYWAGLGIFHSGVEVHGVEYAFGAHDYANSGVFEVEPRQCPGFKFKKSIFIGTTNLNPAQVREFMENMACSFYGNMYHLIVKNCNHFCQDACYKLTGKKIPKWVNRLAEIGSVCSCILPESLKITAVCHDPDEQIPEEENEKRSLTSSFSCLSSISMRQKQLSTSSLFLQSPLRGCLPPFQLKRSKSNSSSLKEM, encoded by the exons ATGTTGAAGGGAGAGGCAGAGCCTAAGCAGAAGAAAG GTTGGTCAGAATCGCTGCTAGAGTTTCTGTCAGGGTTAGGGGAAAAGATGAAAACTGAGCCAAAGAAACGTTGGAAATCTCTTGCACCCCTTCATCTGAAAAGCAAATCAGTTGCGCGGTTTTGCTTCTTTTCGAAAATCAAGTCGAACAACTATGGTCCAGGCCGTGCACCAGTCTATCTCAATGTTTATGACTTGACTCCTATTAACGGATATATCTATTGGGCAGGGCTCGGTATATTTCACTCTGGTGTAGAAG TTCATGGAGTAGAATATGCTTTCGGTGCACATGATTATGCAAACAGTGGTGTTTTTGAAGTTGAACCAAGGCAATGCCCAGGCTTCAAATTTAAGAAGTCGATATTCATTGGAACCACGAACTTAAACCCGGCACAAGTTAGAGAGTTCATGGAGAACATGGCTTGCAGTTTCTATGGGAATATGTATCACTTGATCGTTAAGAACTGCAACCACTTCTGCCAGGACGCTTGCTACAAGCTTACAGGCAAGAAGATCCCGAAATGGGTGAACCGGCTTGCGGAAATAG GTTCGGTGTGTAGTTGCATACTTCCCGAGTCACTCAAGATTACAGCGGTTTGCCATGATCCAGACGAGCAAATTCCCGAAGAAGAAAACGAAAAGAGAAGTCTTACGAGCTCATTCAGTTGCTTGTCTTCCATCTCCATGAGACAAAAACAGCTTTCGACGTCATCCTTATTCCTACAGTCACCTCTCAGAGGCTGCTTACCTCCATTTCAACTAAAACGATCAAAATCTAACAGCAGTTCCTTAAAAGAAATGTAG